A window of Physeter macrocephalus isolate SW-GA unplaced genomic scaffold, ASM283717v5 random_416, whole genome shotgun sequence genomic DNA:
TTGGCCTCAGGACTGCAGCCCTTTCCTACTCTGCTAAGAAGGGAAACTAAACACCAGGCAGAGTAAGAGATTTACCCAATGCCTACATATCAGTAGTCATGTGGACTCCTGTGATGTCCCCCTCCAGTGGGATAAGCAAACAACTGTGGGAATCAGGCTGGTGGTATTCTCACCAGTCCTGTCTACCAGAGGGGCTAACAATCTGGGTTTCTCTCCCAGGGCCTGCCTTCCCTCAAGAGACTGTTCTCTCAGATATAAACACCTGTTTTCTGAGGTACTCAACAGTGTGACCAGAGATTCTTAAGCAAAGGGGGAGGGACTTCGCGGgtagggcagtggttaagaatctgcctgcctatgcaggggacacgggtttgatccctggtccgggaagatcccacatgccgcggagcaactaaacctgtacaccacaactactgagcccgcgagtcacaactactgaagcccacacgcctagagcctgtgctccacaaccagagaagccaccacaatgagaagccagtgcacctcaacgaagagtagcccccgctcaccgcaactagagaaaagcccacgcgcagcaatgaagacccaatacagccaaaaataaacaaaaaaacccaaacaaacaaaaaagcacaggGAGAAAAGCAATATCAGAAAGGTTAAGTTAAACAAGAAGCAGTACATTACTGTATATCCATATGACCCCAGTGAACGTTCTCTCATAGAACCTTCCAGAATGTGCTTTCACTGCACCGCTGGACATATCCCAAGCCACTGGGCAGCTGTGATGCCTGGAGGCCTCCATTCAACTTCTTAGGTATGGCCAGTACCCCAGGAAACCAATACCAGTCAGTGTCAGGGAGCACTCACTGACACTGACCAGCAGGTGTAACAATTCATGTACTCACTTTTCTGACAATGGGCTGCTGGCCTTCTACACAGCCATACCAGTTTAGTAACTTATTCCAGGCCTCGGCTGGGACCAAGACATAGTCCAATTCGTCAATTAAATGTTCTTTCAAGGTCTGACTCTCAGgatctgaaaaaggaaaacagcacaTAGGTCACTGCTCTTCTCCCCAGAAATGTTTGTTTTACATGATTCTTATGTACTTTTCAGAAACACGAAAAGCATTTATAGGAACAAGTACAAAATTCCAAAATTCTGTCACTGGCCATAACACAGAGCAGACCTGGAGTCTTTAGCCATGCTTTCTGAACACTTTATGAGGAACTTCTATTTCTTCCATAgttggaaggagaaggaaagagaaaagagaaaaactccaATTTACACTTTCAAAGTGCTTCCAGATTCCACAATTAAAATTGTTTACTAtgaatatttaatgtaatattctGCTTAGTGAAACTGCATTAAGGTCAGATATCATCTTCCTTTGAAAGATTTactaagaaagcaaacaaataaatcattgaagttaaatttattttaccaaGAGTCATTTAGCATTCTTAGTTTTCAACACTCCAAGTGAAAACTCAGCTGGACACTGGCCATGTGGAGGGAGAACACCTTTAACATGCTAAGCATCCATCTTATACCCCACACGGAGGCAACATGACTGTGAGTCAGAAAAGGACATCCATGGTCTGAAACATACTCTCTCAATGGAGGACCAAGGGACTGGATCAAGGGAAGACTAATCATCTCCCATCAAGGAAGCCTCCCTGCTAAGCCTGTGCCCATCTACACCCAATCCTGCAGTAGTGGGAGCCACTATTCTCCTCCAGACAAATGAAGCCATGAAGCCGGGGAAGCAAAAAGTACCCACAATGGTGCAACTCATCTGTAATTCAAGGCAGacaatgttaaaaacaaaaacaaaaacaaaaaacaaaaccaaaaacggCATGCACTAGGTGTCCAGGGCTTCCTATCACCTCTCCCACCAGTTTACACCCTACCCCATGAGGTCTTCTGCCCTTCCTCAGGGCGAGTTTCAGATCTGATCCACCtctgcctttttcatttccaaggaAAAAGTAAAGTAACTAAACAGCCTTGGAGAACAGGAATACCAAGGTGAGAAGGATGAacggaaaaacaaaatgtggtatatacacacagtgggatatcattcagcctttaaaaaaaaagaaattctgggcttccctggtggcgcagtggttgagagtctgcctgccaatgcaggggacacgggttcgtgcccctgtccgggaagatcccacatgccgcggagcggctaggcctgtgagctatggccgctgagcctgcgcgtccggagcagagcctgtgctccgcaacgggagaggccacagcagtgagaggcccgcgtaccacaaaaaaagcaaataaataaattaaattaaataaagaaactcTGACATGCTGttaacatggataaaccttgaggacattatgctaaatgaaataagccagtcacagaaaaacaaatactgtatgattccacttacattaggtacctagaatagtcagattcagagacagaaagtagaatggtggttgccaggggcttggggggaAAGGAGATTGGAAATACTGTTTAATGAGTATGGAGTTACAGTTTTGTGagataaaaaagttctggagatgggttgtgcaacaatgtgaatatactttacactactgaacacttaaaaatatgcagatggtaaattttatgtgtattttaccataatttaaaagaaaaaaaaaagtggctcctTCTCACTGATGAGCCAACCACATTCCACAGCAGCTCTGGCATGATTAATACTGACCGACCACCCCTTTTCTATTCAGCAACAGAAGGATGGCACAGGGGTAGTACTTATCATTCTACTTGAAACAAGAGTTTCTGAAAAAAACTGACACCTCAACTCCGAGGTTTTCTCTGATTTGCAAATTAGAACTCATAAAGGTTATTCACTTGTCTTACTTGGAGACATACACCTTCATTTCTAACACTAAGCACTATGCAGATCTGGCCACGCACACTGTGCCAAACAGCAGCCAGAAACCTTTAAATGTGGGAAAGGAACCGAGAGCTTTTAGCATCATCAACCCCAAGTACATCAATTCTTACAAGGCTTTCTCCTCTGGAGCTCAGTGACAATTTTCTCAAAATGTCATTCTATGACACTATAGGGCAAACACAGGAACTTAACAGGAATTTTCAATGCAGTTCACTATTTTCACTTAAAACTGGATCAGTCCAAGGGCAGCATGCTAAAAATCACACATGAGTTTTACAAAAAGGATTTAGGCTCTGAAAATTTCTCCAACAGAGgcaaataaaggcaaaaaaggaGAGCACAGTTTGGTCTAAGCATTGGGATTCCAGATATACAGCAGGGGCACAGGTGGAAATAAGAGAGGGGTGCTCTGCAGACAACATTAGCAAGTTGCCCTACCCCCTCCTTCCTACATGTTCAAGAGCCCCTTTTAGGTCATTCTTATGACTCTAGGCGGAAGGCAGCCAGACTGGGACTGGCAGGTGACTGGAGAGCCCAAGAACTAAGAGGGTGGCCCTCACTGGCCAGAGATAGACTATTCACACACTGTCAATGTTCCAGGGTCTGAACGGAATGTACTTCTCACTTCCCAAGTACACAACAAATGTTTTGAGCCTAAGCCAGGTGACATCAAATTGGAAGACCACAGAAGGAATGCTTGTCCTTAGCTGAAGGTCAGGCAAAATTACTTCAGAGGGTCTCTCCAGCTCTAGCATTCTCATCACCAATACTATTAAAAGCCTTAAGAATTCTcctattcaaaaaaaaagagggaaaaggacaaAGTGCAAACACGATGCAATGATCCTTTGGGGTAACTTCACGGTATACTGCCACCATCTGACTTACATCAGTAAACAAAGCCTATGACATTATTGTCATTCAGACCTCCCCTAAAACAAGGTATATGCTGAAGcactgctcatttttaaaaacactcagGTAGTGTTATGTACTTGAATCAAGCCTCAAAAGCTTCATGCACTGTCTGCCTTCCTGCTGCCCTGATTGTGGGCCCAGGAAACAGATCACCTCTGTCCTGGTTGCAAGGGAGTCTAAAGCCAGGCAGAACAAAGCCTAGGAAAGGCCAACTGCCATTTCTGTGCATCTAAAGGTGCAAGCCAAGCTCAGGTGTGTCATACATCACTTTTTCAGTCACTTCTTACTTTGGGAGCTGACTGTGATCATAACTCTACTAACCTTCCACCTCCCCTTATACTACTTCTATGACAAACATGGCCATCACAGGAATGCCTGATGAATGTTGACAGGTCTACAATTTATTTCACTGCAAAGGTAACACAGAAAATTCTGGTTCCCAAATTTCAGATTCCAGATGCCGTTTCAAAATGATATCCTATTTCTTTCCATTCAATACACTAATCTAAAATCTGAAATCTCTAGcagaattaatttgaaaaaaagagaaaaagagacaggcagacagaaatttaaaatgctagAAGCATGCTCTTACCAAGAGCAgttaatttagggaaaaaaaagcagcttaACTTCTACATGAGGGTCTGCATAGACTTCTGCTATAGACACAAGTCAAGGACACTTGTTTCTATCCCCTCACAGTAGGAAAGTCAGGTTCACGATATCCATGTTACAGATAAACATGACCTCAGGCCACTACCCAGGTGGACATTTCAGTTAGATAAGCAACAGGATACTGCACCTGAAAAGAGTCCGGAGTTATCTATCGGGCCAGGAAACAGATTATGTTCACCCACACTGTACATATCCCAGCTGTCGAAGCCCACATACTTCTTCCACTGCTTGAACCACCGGCTGTCAATAAGATACCTAGAGACAGACAAAAATTTACTGTACCAGACAAGCTGAGCTTGTAAGTTTCTACAGCTGCTCCCTCCATTTTTTTATGGTCCTTTCACTTGGGGAGCAAGCAACTCCCACTAAAAGACACTTTCAAGAGCAGGAGCAGGACCAGGCCCTGCATGGCACGGTGAGCCTGGCCCAAGGCAGGCATCCATTAAGTGAAATGATTGTTGAAAGAATTcataaatgaaaggaaggaaatgactgGCTTCAAAATGCTTGTTTAAAGAAATTCTTTCTATGGGGAAAATCTTGTTTGCTAATGACCATGTCATTAATTTCATAATGATCTTTGTAGAGGTCCTTGTCCAGGCAGACAGTTTGGTTACACTGCTTTGCTTGATGTGAACAGCAGTATaacaattttctttctaaaaatgagataataacatCACACACTTCAGTTTTCCTTTGAGGACCAAACAAGATATcaaaaaatgtgtttgtgtgtgtatatatatatgtgtgtgtgtgtgtatatatatatatatatatacacacacacacacatacctgtacacatgtatacatatagacacatacatatatacataaaatattgtcttggtgtgtttatcTTGTCAAAAAAGCATTAAGTTGATCTGGCTATATTTTAGAAGTATCACCATGATGTTTTACAATTAAGACAGAAGGAGGGGAAAACCTCTGTATGGGAACAAAGCACAACAATTATATTGGCGAGTCCTTCAAATTTTACAACCAACACACTTCAGAGGAGATCAGGCAGCTTCCCCAAGGCCACAAGGATCCATAAGTATATCCAAATCTCTAAAATGCTCTTTCCCCTCCAAACACTTTTAGTGTGTGATTTTAGTCTATGTGAAACTTCCTCTGCTTCTGTTGAGTATTTTTCATGTGCCACCACTACTCAGGATATCATCTAAAAGTACTTCTGCCTGCCCTGCCTTTCACAGCCTGGCTAGCTCAAGAACACTGTAAAGACTGAATTCTTCCTAATCTCAACGCTTCTCTTCCCTGCTCAATTCCTCTGTCACTATAAGGGGCATTATCACCACTACCATAGTTTCCAAAGAGGGTTGATCAATCATATTCAATACAAAGACAAGTCCCAGTTTTCTGCTCCCACACAATAATGCCACCCAGGAATCTCTTCACTAGTGGAAGTCCTGTCCCTTCTACTAGacaatttattaagaaaaacttCCTGACTCAGACTTGCTCTTCTAAATCCTGGTCTTTCAATCCTCTTTTTAGTTAGGCTCTAGGCTACCCGCCTCTCCCACTCCGAAATGCTGCCGCCACAATTATTTTTGACATCTGCTACCAAAACAACCTGGGGCTCTCAGACATTTGTTCAGCCTCTGACCTTGACGTCTGTTCGGCAGTTTACAAGTTACAAGCATCTACTTCGGATCTACGCCTCAACCAACTGAAGGCAGGGGCGCCAAATATCGCTACGCTGGTTTTATTAGTAAGGAATCAGGGTCTGTGAGGTGTGGACGCCTtcgcccaaagtcacaaagcgaGTCCTCAAAGGTAAACAACTCTCCTCAACCTGAAGGTCCCCGTGAGCGTTCCGCTTCTGTCCATCCCGTAGCCCTAGCCTCCGCCGGATCCGCCCCCTGGGGCTCCGAATGGACCGGGACGACCCTCAGCTCCACCCACGCTTTCCCAGAGATAATCTAGGGCTCCCTCCCCTAAGGGGCGGGGATCAAGCCACTCTCTCAGGGTCACTAACATCGCCCCCGCCTGGCCCCTGCCCAAGCCGGGAAAGAGGGGCCGGACCTGAGCGTCCGAGCGCCGGCCCCTGGCCCTGTGGGGCGGAAAGGTGGGCCCGGCACTCACCACTGCGCCCCTCGTTGGAGCGTGGTCCTCATCAAGGCCCCGAGCTCGGATTTCTGGGTCTCCGCATCCGGTCGCTCACGGCAACCCCCGCCTTCCGCCATCTCGTCAGTGTCTCCGGCCCTCCCGGCCCGGACATCCGCCTCGCGCACAGAGCGCTGTGGTCCGCGcccacgcacgcacgcacgcacgcatgtGCGCGCGCCCAAGCCCCTCCCTTCGCCGCGGCCCGCAGCGCCTGCCAGCCTCTGCCTTTCCAACACCCACGACGCGCCGCCCTTCTCCCGCCAGTGCGCCGTGGAGCCGGGAGGGGGGGCCGGAAGAGGAGGCGGCACGGAGATGAAGCCGGCGCTTCCTCCGCCCGGCAGGTCTCGCCGCCTGGTGGCCGTCCGGCACCCCTTTCCCTGTCCAGCCCGGCGATCTCAAGGAGTCAGACCGCAGGCCCCACGACCCTTCCGGCACCCCCTTCCGGCCAGCGGTGTTATCCTGGTCTTAAATAAACGCAGCGCCAGGTGCGACGAGCCCTGGAACTagattttcttgttttcactCCGGCCAGTCCACTTTTCAGCAGAGACCTTAGGCAAGTCTTTAGCTGCCCAGACGTGAGCTCCAGGTCCCTGTCCGGGAGACCCTACAGGGA
This region includes:
- the USP4 gene encoding ubiquitin carboxyl-terminal hydrolase 4 isoform X5; its protein translation is MAEGGGCRERPDAETQKSELGALMRTTLQRGAQWYLIDSRWFKQWKKYVGFDSWDMYSVGEHNLFPGPIDNSGLFSDPESQTLKEHLIDELDYVLVPAEAWNKLLNWYGCVEGQQPIVRKVVEHGLFVKHCKVEVYLLELKLCENSDPTNVLSCHFSKSDTIGVTKGLRLVRSFDPEHPVII